The proteins below come from a single Eubacterium limosum genomic window:
- a CDS encoding RluA family pseudouridine synthase, which translates to MKQYTIDENSGNQRLDRYLSKLMPLADRNFLQKMLRKKRIKLNGGRAEPKDTIHSGDTIQVYFSEETITGFQEKKIPRHFDLTPQIKKIFEPPVYEDDHLLVINKPAGLLSQADASGDISLIDAARTYLKKNTTDGTEAFEIVISNRLDRNTSGIILMPKDYPTLQTVNAAIRERHALKEYHTIVFGVIKKPGTLTGFLTKDTAENKSAIQSQSEKGAKEVRLDYCPLADNGKFTLLEITLHTGRSHQIRSQLADYGFPVIGDYKYGDTSINRQFNQKYGLKHHLLHSRHYAIKDLGYDFTAPYPALFKQLLRELKLDREAL; encoded by the coding sequence ATGAAACAATATACCATTGATGAAAACTCAGGAAACCAGCGCCTTGACCGTTACCTGTCGAAGCTGATGCCCCTGGCAGACAGAAATTTTCTGCAAAAGATGCTGCGCAAAAAAAGAATCAAGCTTAACGGCGGCCGGGCCGAGCCCAAAGACACAATCCACAGCGGCGACACCATCCAAGTCTATTTTTCCGAAGAAACCATCACGGGCTTTCAGGAAAAAAAGATACCGCGGCATTTTGACCTGACGCCGCAAATCAAAAAAATATTTGAACCGCCGGTTTATGAGGATGACCATCTGCTGGTCATCAACAAGCCCGCCGGCCTTTTAAGCCAGGCAGATGCTTCCGGCGATATTTCATTGATCGATGCGGCGCGGACCTACCTGAAAAAAAACACGACCGATGGCACCGAAGCTTTTGAAATCGTCATTTCCAACCGGTTGGACCGCAACACCAGCGGCATTATCCTCATGCCAAAGGATTACCCAACCTTACAGACTGTGAATGCCGCTATCCGGGAGCGCCATGCTTTAAAGGAATATCATACCATTGTGTTCGGCGTAATAAAAAAGCCTGGTACTCTTACTGGCTTTTTAACCAAGGACACCGCTGAAAATAAATCAGCAATCCAGAGCCAGTCTGAAAAGGGCGCCAAAGAGGTTCGTCTGGATTACTGCCCTCTCGCAGATAATGGTAAATTCACGCTTCTGGAAATAACCCTTCACACCGGACGTTCACACCAGATTCGCTCACAGCTTGCCGACTATGGTTTTCCCGTCATCGGAGACTACAAGTATGGTGACACCTCTATCAACCGGCAGTTCAATCAGAAATATGGATTAAAGCACCATTTGCTGCACAGCCGGCACTATGCCATAAAAGACCTGGGATACGACTTTACAGCCCCCTATCCGGCACTTTTTAAGCAGCTTTTAAGAGAACTGAAACTGGATAGGGAGGCGCTTTAA
- the fba gene encoding class II fructose-1,6-bisphosphate aldolase — MGLVTSTDMFKKAYEGKYAVGAFNVNDMEIIQGIVEAAQEEKAPLILQVSAGARKYANPVYLKKLVEAAVETTDLDICLHLDHGADFEICKSCVDGGFTSVMIDGSKYPFEENIALTKKVADYAHDHGVVVEAELGKLAGIEDAVSVGDHEASFTDPDEAVEFVERTGCDSLAITIGTSHGAFKFKGTPKLDFPRLEKISGLLPGYPLVLHGSSSVPKEFVDLCNQYGGAIPGAQGVPENMLREAAKWGVCKINIDTDLRLAMTASIRKVFVEQPQVFDPREYLGPGRNAIKAMVAHKLKDVLGCSGKL, encoded by the coding sequence ATGGGATTAGTAACATCTACTGATATGTTTAAGAAAGCATATGAAGGCAAATACGCAGTAGGCGCTTTTAATGTAAACGATATGGAGATCATCCAGGGCATCGTTGAAGCTGCACAGGAAGAAAAGGCCCCTTTGATTTTACAGGTATCCGCCGGCGCCAGAAAATACGCCAATCCAGTTTATCTAAAAAAGCTGGTTGAAGCAGCGGTCGAAACCACTGATCTGGATATCTGCCTGCATCTGGACCACGGCGCAGATTTTGAAATCTGTAAATCCTGTGTTGATGGTGGCTTTACCTCTGTCATGATCGACGGCTCCAAGTATCCCTTTGAAGAAAATATCGCATTGACTAAAAAAGTAGCCGACTATGCCCACGATCACGGTGTAGTCGTGGAAGCTGAGCTTGGAAAACTGGCAGGTATTGAAGACGCTGTAAGCGTAGGTGACCATGAAGCCTCCTTTACTGACCCGGATGAAGCAGTCGAGTTTGTCGAAAGAACAGGTTGCGACTCCTTAGCCATTACCATCGGCACCAGCCACGGTGCGTTTAAATTCAAAGGCACTCCAAAGCTGGATTTCCCAAGACTGGAAAAAATTTCCGGCCTGCTGCCCGGCTATCCACTGGTGCTCCACGGATCTTCCAGCGTCCCCAAAGAATTTGTCGATTTGTGCAACCAGTACGGCGGCGCCATCCCGGGTGCACAGGGCGTCCCGGAAAATATGCTGCGCGAAGCTGCCAAATGGGGCGTCTGTAAGATCAATATCGACACAGACTTGAGACTGGCCATGACAGCCTCTATCCGCAAGGTTTTTGTAGAACAGCCACAGGTTTTTGACCCAAGAGAGTACCTTGGACCAGGTCGAAACGCCATTAAAGCCATGGTTGCTCATAAGCTAAAGGATGTCCTGGGCTGCTCAGGCAAGCTCTAA